A stretch of Desulfitobacterium dichloroeliminans LMG P-21439 DNA encodes these proteins:
- a CDS encoding Tim44 domain-containing protein: protein MKKWAKKMSIAITTLLIVTSQANIALARAGGGRGGSLGKSYSGGAMSGGGFSGGGLSGGYSGGGLNGFAFFPFFWGGTPYGGSSSFFSGLISIALILGIIYFLYITLGSSCRTRKNKRSKGNSNYNDHNDSSSHPIDVTGKPITNEENLRRFDNAIQYTRENMRYYAESFSRWDRRFLIEQVRQAFFWIQDAWTRQDLTGGENYIESSVLQKFCSDLEKLKSRGERNVIKEPVLHAEDIEFIHSHLGESSQYFVVMLRASMIDYTVDTSGKIIAGEDDNRLYFTEFWRFTWQGGQWILSEIYQEDALEMTQIARGDR from the coding sequence ATGAAGAAATGGGCGAAAAAGATGAGTATCGCCATCACCACTCTCCTGATCGTCACGAGCCAGGCAAATATTGCTCTGGCTCGTGCCGGCGGGGGAAGAGGTGGAAGCTTGGGGAAAAGCTACAGCGGAGGCGCTATGTCAGGTGGAGGATTCTCCGGTGGCGGCCTTTCGGGGGGATATTCTGGTGGAGGGTTAAATGGTTTTGCCTTCTTCCCATTTTTCTGGGGAGGTACTCCCTATGGAGGGAGTAGTAGTTTCTTTAGTGGATTAATCAGTATAGCATTAATCCTTGGGATAATTTATTTCTTATATATAACTTTGGGATCTTCATGTCGGACTCGGAAGAACAAGCGAAGCAAGGGAAATTCTAATTATAATGATCACAATGATTCCTCGTCCCATCCAATTGATGTTACTGGAAAACCAATTACAAATGAAGAAAATTTGCGTCGATTTGATAATGCTATCCAGTATACACGAGAAAATATGAGATATTATGCTGAAAGCTTCTCCCGTTGGGATCGGCGATTTTTGATTGAACAGGTTCGACAGGCGTTTTTCTGGATTCAAGACGCTTGGACGCGACAGGATTTAACTGGGGGAGAGAACTATATTGAATCCTCAGTCCTGCAAAAATTTTGTTCAGATTTGGAAAAGCTTAAATCTCGTGGTGAACGCAACGTAATTAAGGAACCAGTTCTTCATGCAGAGGATATAGAATTTATTCATAGCCACCTTGGCGAATCAAGTCAGTACTTCGTGGTCATGTTAAGGGCGAGTATGATTGATTATACTGTCGATACATCAGGGAAAATCATTGCAGGTGAGGATGATAATCGACTTTACTTTACGGAGTTTTGGAGATTTACTTGGCAAGGGGGTCAATGGATTCTCTCTGAAATTTATCAAGAGGATGCTTTGGAGATGACTCAAATTGCACGGGGTGATAGGTAA